In the Granulosicoccus antarcticus IMCC3135 genome, TGCAGAAAACTATCAACCACACCAATCACCGTATTGTCGCGCACCACCACCTGCATGCGCTCACCACCCGGATGCTGGATGATGTTTACCCGCTCCCCAATCGTAGCTTTACCAGAATTAGCAATAAGTGGCGACCAGCCGCGCTCCTGGGGTTGATTGCCTGCCTCATTGGGTCCGAGCAACGCAACAATCGTAAAATCCAGACGCTCATCGGTAACGAAGAATTGCTGAGGGTTCAGTGCAAATGCCACAGGTTCGCGTACACCAGAAATGCTCGTCAGATAATCAAACTGCAAAGTGCTCGATGCTGCACTTTCCACTGTTGAAAGCACGTGATTGTTGGTCATGAATAAGCCAGGCCCAATCATTACCCCCGATCCATACCCGACAACTGACCTCATATCATTGCGTATTTGCACGCGGGCAACGGATCTTGCTGCGATAACGCCACGTTCAAAAAATTCGACACTGGATAACTCGCTGGCATCAAGAATACGTTCGAGCGGATTGAAGGATACGCTCTGATCGTCTGTAATGGCATCAGCATCGGCGTATTGACCGAGCCTTTCGAGACGAGTCCTGTATCGAGAGCGTTTATCAAGATGCTGCCAATTGGTTTTTTCACCGGCAGCAAACCTGGATAATTCGTCCAGAACCAGATTGCGTTCAGGCCTGGACTTTGCAAACCTTTCTTCAGCACTATCAATTTGAGAAATAAGTGTGCTCATGACTGTCCCCGTCGTCCTCTGCCTCATTCATTACGCTGAGACTATGACGTTGCTTTACGCGGACCATAAAACCGCTGCATACAGCTTTGCAAAAAACAGGGTAAATATCTACTAAACCTAAGCACGGTCAGTAAAATGGCGAAACGATATCAGCCATGAAATATCGTCATGTAACGATATTTTTTGACCAGAGTGCAATCTGTCATATGACCGAAAGACCACCTAGTCATTGTCACTTGTCACGGCATTGGCTCGTGAGGCAGCCCGAGGAGGGAACCGTGGTTCGCAGAGAGCTCGCAAGTCGCACCTCGGTTACAATGTGACGAACACCTTGGTAACGGCCTGCTTTTTGCTGCTCCGAAACCATTGCCGTACCGCGCTACCGTCCTGGTTGATTACGACCAGAGCGATCTTTGCGTACAAGGCCTGCATAACCTGCACTGTCGCAGGTGCACATGACAGAGGATTGCACGAGCATGATGAGTTTCAGGATTCTTGCAGCAACAATAGGACTTGCGGGCGTATTGAGCGCTTGTGACAACACCACTATTGGCAGCTTCACAGTCGATGAAGATTTGCCCGAGACTCGAGTGGAAGGCGGTGGTTTCGTCACGATATTGCCCGCCGAGCTCGCCCCCTTCAATCTGAATATAGAGGCCTCCGAAGAGTTCGGGGCCGAACAGTACGATTACCTCACCTATATCAAGTTGTCGTCACTGTCTTTCAGCATCACAGCATCCTCCGAAGACGCGGATGAGGACGTCGCCGAAAATGGTATGCCTGATGACTTCGACTTCCTGTCATCAATAGCGCTCTATATCGAAGCCAGCATCGATGGCACTGAACAGCGCGCACTGATTGCCAGCCTGGCGCAAAACGATACGCAGCTGAGCTCAGGTATGCAGAACATTCAGCTATCCACAACAGGCGTGGACATCCTGGACTTCGTCGAGGCTGATGACGGCTACACCATTGTCTCGGAAGTCTCTGGTACCGCCCCACCGGATGCAGTCATCTTTGATGGCTCATCCAGCTACCGTGTCGGTGTCGGTTTCCGTTAAGCCTCTTGTGCTGTTCAACTCTAGAAAGTTGTGCGTGCCGGACAATGTATTTCGACGAATAAGCTCATCAAACAATGTGAGCGATGTCCGGCTTCGTACCCTCTGTTAGTATGGCTGTACGCAGTGGGAATCATGATATTCCTTCATGTCCCGCGCATCTTACAGAGCAGCCGAATATCTGATGCAAAGTACCATCGTAGGAAAGCTTCTGAAGATCTTGACGATTGTCAGTGAAGCAAAAAAACCGTATACGTTTTCCGAACTGGTAATTGCCAGTGAACTCAACAAAAGCACTCTGCATAGAATTCTCGCTCTTTCTATCAAGAACGGACTCCTGCAATTTGATGAGCAAAGAAAACTCTATCTGCTAGGTCCTAAACTGTTCAACCTGGTACAGAATGCTTATAGCGGCTACGATATTCAGTTCATTGCGCTCGACGAAATGATACGGCTCAATAATCTGACAGGCGAGAACGTCACCATTGGCGTACCTTTGGGTTCGGACGTTGTTTACCTGAAAGTGCTGGAATCACTACACTCTGCAGGACCTGTCCAGCAGCCAGGCATGCGCGAATCGGCCCATTGCTCAGCATCTGGAAAAGCCCTGTTGGCTTTCCTTCCGGACAGTGCCATCAAGGCAAGACTGAAAACGCATGATTTCAAGCAATACACCGCTCGCACTATCACCGAACCTGCAGCGTTCCTGAAGGTTATTGATAAGGTTAGAGTGGCTGGTTATGCCACCAATGACCGAGAAGAATACGATCACTTTGTCGGTATATCGGCACCGATTTTCAACTATCTGTCCGAACCCATCGCCGTACTCAATATCTGGAGCCTGCACCAGAGGTGTCCACTTGAGAAGCTTTGCCAGTCAGCCAATGAACTGATGATATCAACGGCTCGGGTCACCGGATTTATTGGAGGAAGCCCACCTTTTCTCGGAAGTCTGACGGAGCAAAATAATTGATTCTGATAGTCGCTACTCTTTCAACCATTTGCCGTTACTAGACCTGACGATGGCAGCGTTGTCAAAGTGCAACCGGGAAGTCTATGCCACGCAGACCCCCAGGTTCAGCTTCGATCAATACGTTTGCCAAATTTGTCCATAAGCGTCATGGCGGGAGCCGCCAACGGTATCAGCGACTTCAGAGGCTGATGCAGTCGGATGGGCTTGATCGGTAGGACCGGAAACGGCAATGTGTTCTCGGGCTCTCCCAGTAATTTACGTGTCAGTGCACGTCCCATGACCGAGGTCATTGCAATACCTCGCCCACTGAACCCCAGGGCCGCGGTGACACCAGGAGCCGGCTCATGGATATGCGGCATCATTTCAGGAGTCACCGCTATTCGACCGGACCAGGTCCGCTCTATGGCAATACCCCGAAGCTGAGGAAAAACGGTATGCAATCCTTCTTGCAGGCGTTTATGCCCACCCAATGTGCCGACGTGATCAGTACTGCCAACGCAACCGAATATCAGCCGCCCACCCCTGTCATATCTGGTGTAATAGATAGCTAATCGTGTATCCGAAAGCGTAACCTGATCGGGCAGAACGGAAGCCTGTTGCTCCTGTGTCAAGGGCGCAGTTGCAATAGAGATACTCACCAGGGGATAGAATGTTTTTTGCAACTTTGGCCATGGTGCAGCACTTGTATAAGCATTGGTCGTCATGACGACCTGCTGCGCTGTGACTGATCCACCAGGGGTCCTCACTTGCCAACGCTCATTGCTGCGTTTCAGTTCTTTCACACGAGTACCACAGAAAATTCTGGCTCCCCTGGCAACCGCAGCAGAGGCATAGCCTCGTGTGAGTGACAGTGGCTGTACATGTCCACCTGAACGATGCAACAAGGCAAAACGATATTCTGGTGAACCTGTCATCGTCTCGACATCATCAGCCTCTATCGTCTCTATCCTGGCACCCGCTTCACTCCAACCTTGATAGAGATGCTCAAGCGTCTTGCGCGACTTACTGGTGTGTGCTGCCTGTACCCAACCGCGTTGGACGGGGTCACAATCTATTCCAAAGTGCTCGATATCCTTGAACAGATCATCTGCCGCACTTAGTGTTGTCTTTACCAGTATCTCAGCCCTGGAAACTCCGAACCGTTGAGTCAGCTGATCCGGGGTTTCTCGCCACATCGGATTGCATTGCCCACCACTTCTTCCCGAAGCTCCCCAACCGATATCACGCTCTTCCAGAAGCACCACAGACATACCTGCTTCAGCCAGTCCCAGCGCTGTTCGGCAACCGCTCAGCCCACCGCCAACTACGATGACGTCTGCCTCTATATTTTGCTCGACAGCCGGGTAATCACTTTTGGGAGTCGCAGTGGTTGTCCAGTGAATTTGCTCAGGGGGATGACTCATCTCACAATTTCTCGGTATTAACCAGACCAAAGTTTCAGCATACAAAACAAATATTTTGCCTAGTGGAACCTAACTTAAAAATGGGTTATGGTCAACTTCTCTGAATAATGGTCTACGCTTTCTCGATAGTGATCTTCACCTGAATTCTTATTCAAACAATGGGCTCACATCGTGATTGTCAAATGCCAAATTTGGGCATTCTAATCAATTACTTAGCTTGATGGTCGTTTGTACCCGCAGTTAAACTTGAAGGAGATTAATGTGAAATTTCGTACAACCCATACGCTGGTAGCCGGTGCCCTTGCACTGCTTGCCGCGCAAAGTGCTACAGCCCAGGATCTCGACGAATTGACAGTAGGGTACTTTCTGGAATGGCCCATGCCGATGCTGGCAGCCAAAGCATCCGGTGCTTTTGACGAAGCTCTGGGCATGAAGGTCAATTGGGTCTCTTTCGAGACGGGTACTGCCATGAGTGCCGCCATGGCATCAGGTGACGTACAGATCTCGGTCTCTCAGGGTGTCCCGCCTTTTGTTATCGCTGTCTCAGGTGGGCAGGACCTGCAACTGGTTGATGTCGCAGTCAGCTATTCTGATAACGACAATTGCGTTGTCTCAGCGAATCTTGAGATTGATGCTGATAGCGCCGATGAGCTGGCAGGCAAGAAAGTTGCCGTACCTCTGGGTACCGCTGCGCATTATGGATTCCTGAGGCAGATGGATCATTTTGGTATCGACGTCGCTAGCCTGCAAGTGGTAGACATGGCTCCACCTGAAGGTGCAGCAGCTTTGGGTCAGGGAGCCGTAGATTTCGCCTGTGGATATGGTGGTGGTTTTACCCGGATGATGGAACACGGAAACGTATTGCTGAGCGGCGCTGAAAAAGAAGAGCTGGGCATTCTGGTGTTTGATGTAACTTCAGCACCGGCCTCGTTCATTGCAGAGAACGGTGATGTCGTGTCAAAATTTCTTGAAGTCACCGCCGAGGCCAACAAGGAATGGGCAGAATCGGGAAATGATGAATTGCTGGAAATTATCGCCTCAGGAGCCGGCATGGACCTGGAGGCCGCCCGATCAGCAATCTCCACAATGAAGTTTCCCACTGTTGAAGAACAGCTTTCAGACAAATGGCTGGGTGCAAATGCTGCCACCTTCATGAAAGGCGTAGCCGATGTATTCGTCGACGCTGGCTCCATAGATTCAGCGCTTGATAGTTACGTTGGCACTGTCAACACTGGCCCACTGCAAGCCATTCAAGACCGTTGATCAAGTGAGTGCCGAGGTTGCTGTTCAACCCCGGCACTTACTCCGCGCCTGTAAACAACGGAGATTACTGTGGGTACACTAATACTTGAAAACCTCTCGATGCGTTTTGACATTCCCAATGGAGAGGCCGTGCAGGCGCTGGAGAATGTCTCTTTAAAGTTGAATGAGGGGGAATTGCTGAGCGTACTCGGACCTTCAGGATGCGGCAAGACAACGCTTCTGAATATTGTTGCAGGCTTTCTGGCACCTACAGAAGGAAAACTGGTTCTCAACGAGCACGATATCGTCGGGCCAGATGCTGAACGAGGCATGGTATTTCAACAAGGTGCCTTGTTCGAATGGATGTCAGTTCGCGAAAACGTCGGCTTTGGCCTACTGATGAAAGGCACTCCTGAAAAAGAGAAAAGCATCGTCGTCAATCACTTGCTGGATGTGGTTGGACTCAGGCAGTTCAAGGACAAGGCGGTCTATGAACTATCGGGAGGCATGCAGCAACGCGTCGCACTCGCCCGCTGTCTGGCCAATGACCCTGATGTCATTCTGATGGATGAACCCCTGGGAGCCCTTGATGCCCTGACACGGGAGAAAATGCAGAGCCTGGTGCTGAAGCTCTGGAAGGAGACCGGCAAGACCATCATTCTGATAACCCACTCTGTTGAAGAGGCGCTTCTGCTCGGTGAGCGATTGATCGTAATGGCACCTCGCCCGGGAAGAATCCACACCGAATACCACTTGCCGTTTGCCGAAATGGGAGTGACCACCGATTTGCGTGAAGTGAAAAAACATCCTGATTTCGCCATCAAACGCGAGGAGATACTGAACATGATCTGGGATATGGAAGAAGAGATCATGGGCGGATCGGAGGATTCAGCATGATCGCATTAACCATTTATGTTCTCATTTTTATCGTTGCCTACCTCATCGTCACCAAGGTAATCAAGAGCGCAGGAGAGCGTGGCTACGCATCCAGAAAAACAGTCACATTTGGCGATGAGAGCGCGGTTCGTCCCAACCGAATTGCCAGCGTCATATCCGTTGCATCCATCTTTCTGCTATGGGGTATGTTCACTGGCTCCAATTTGTTACCAGACTTTCTGCACGCACCCGCGCCTTTCGAAGGCAAGCTGTCATTCACTTATACGGCAGAGGACAGCTCTCAGGCAACTGACGACGCCACAGTGAATGTCGTGGTATATCCACGAGACACAAAGCCTGAAAAACTCGTCACCGAGCCAGGCGATGGTTTCGCCAAGAACGATGTGTCCTCCGTTGCACAATGGCGCACAAAGCTTGTCAACGTTGTGAAGAATGATGTAACCGAAGATGGCGGCAAAGCGAAAGTGATCGCCATCAATGGGCAGAGCATCAAACCCGGTCAGAGCGTAAAAATCGACGGCGGTGCCGTCACACTTTCGGACAAAGGCACGCCCATCGTCGAGCCTGCAGCAGGCTGGCAGATGGAATCGCTCTACCTGCCGGCACCCGAGGTCGTCTGGTCACGAACGTTAAGGATACTTGACGAAGGGTTTCGTAACTTCACGCTGGCTGAGCACCTGGGGTACTCACTGTTCCGTGTCATTGTCGGCTTCTTGCTTGGAGCCCTTGTTGGCATTCCACTCGGGTACGCCATGGGCTTGAGCAACTGGTTCCGTGGCTGGTTTGATCCGATTGTCGAGTTCATGCGCCCGGTCCCGCCATTGGCCTTGATCCCGTTGGTCATTATCTGGGTTGGCATTGGCGAGGCAGGAAAGATAATCCTGCTATTCCTGGCATCGCTCTGGATCATGGCCATTGCTGCACGCGCAGGCGTATCGGGTGTCAAGATATCCAAAGTGCATGCAGCTTATTCGCTTGGCGCCGGGCAGTGGCAGATCATGCGCTACGTCATTATCCCCAATTCTCTACCGGAGATATTCACGGGCGCACGTGTGGCTATGGGAGTCTGCTGGGGCACCGTCGTTGCCGCCGAACTGGTCGCAGCAGAACAGGGAGCGGGCATGATGATCATGACAGCCTCCAAGTTCCAGAACACCGATATCGTGCTGATGGGGATTATCCTGATCGGTATTATCGGGTTCGGAATCGATCTGCTCATGCGATGGGCAGAACGCCTTCTGGTACCGTGGAAAGGCAAAGGCTGATTTTTTTCAGACCATTGAACCTGAGGGCTGAGAGCAGAATAAAATCACATTTCTGCCCCCGCCCCTAAGGTCGAACAGGTAGCGACAATCTCTGCTCGCCGCCTGTTCGACACTCACAGGGCTCGAGCGAGCATGGCAGTTGACTTCTGCCTCTCTTTAAATGCTGCTGATTTCAAAGCCTTCCAGAATATCGCTAACCACCTGCTTCGACAAGTCAGAACAGTTCGGTAGCCCTTGCGAGAAGGGATACCGTTCAAGAACCTGTGGTAGCGCCAGACAATAAATGCGAGCGCTTGTCTCCACAGACAAATCAAGTCTGAATGGCTTGAGCAATGGCGACTCACCATCAAGCAGATTTTGAGTTAATGAAGGAAAGAGCAGTTCTTGTGGTGAAGCCGAGGATTGACCACGCGCATCGAACATCGCATCAAACTCCATTTTCTGATCGCTGAACTCGACCAGAACTTCACCACTTGGCACGGATGTGAAAGAGGAATCCTCACCCGAGGCAACGATTGTGAGTACCCCGGCTTGATGCATGGCCAGCACTCGGGCAACAGACAGGTGCGGCAACGCTGCGTAGCAATCCGCGAACACAGGCAATAAATGCTGTTTGAAGCATTGCCAGTCGGCAGCATCAAGCCACGCCAGTACAAGTTCGAAATGCTCGTGGCCTCGCAGCAACACATAGCGGTGTGCAATTGTCTCTTTGCAACGCATGGAGGCTCGCACCTCTTGCAGGTTCTGCCTGACAGCATCAAGCCCACCGCGCTCTTTTCTTCCCCTGAAATACGCCGATGAAAATCCTTCTATCGTACGAGCATCTGGGCCCAGTTGTTTCAGGTAGCCTGGATCAGCGGCATCCAGCTCATCCAATAACAACTTGAATACCCGCCACAGCAATCCGTTAGAGCCGTATTCGAGTTCGTTGCAAACCGCCTCCTGCGTTATACGGGTCAATGGTTCGTAGGGAAAGGGATAGAAAAAATCAGCTTCCGGCATGATGCCATTGCGAGAAACCATGGTCACTCGCAGATCGCAGGCTTGCTCACCAGCCACCCATAGCACATGCTCACCCTGCTCTATGAACTCACCGTGCGCATGCCCCAGTGCGATGACAATATCAACGGCGGACAGTGATGAGCCAAGAATACCGATACGACCAGGTTCGTGCTGGGTGATCTGGGTATAGGGCCAGGGCGAGAGTAACTGAGCCTGATCAATCGAGGGCTTCTTGGGCCAGAGATGCCCTGTGGCAATCACGATGGTATCCAGACTGATCTCCCGCTCTTTACCTACTTCAGTGTTGAATATCACTGTTACAGATTCGCGCTCGACAACCAGATCTATCACCTTGGTTGAGCTATGCACCTTGATCTGATGACCGGCACACTCAGCAAGCTCACACAGCTGCATGAATTCGGCCTGAAGGAATTCTCCAATCAGAAGACGCGGATAAAACGCACGAGCAGAGATATCATCAGAACTTATCTCCCACTCGCTGAGTTCACGAGCGGGCTGCGTCTCAAGCCAATGCACCAGTGATCTGGTCAGTGACGGGATCTCTCGACTGAAGGCATTACACAGCATATAGTCGGCATTCATGCCGTTGCGATAGGGCATACCTGTACCTGCAACCGCCTCTGATTCGAAGAGTTCTATAGTCAGCGCGACCCGACTCTCCAGGAGCCTCTTCAGAGTGTACAAACCCATCGCACCACAGCCGACGATGCCAACGCGTTTTCGCAACATGATTTCACGACTCACAATACCAGACAGATTTACACTAAACCGGCATTAACCAGTGGCTGAAATACTACGCTTTTGCCACATTCGAAATGGACGAATTGAAGGTTGTACCCATGAGAATTACCCCGAGTGATTCCCCGCGCAGAGGGGTATTTTCAATTAACGTGAGCCGGCAGATTTTCAGCCAGAACACGTTCAAGGTCAGCCAACCTGAATGGCTTTTGCAAGAAGATGATGCCATCGTCCAGACGACCGTTGTGAACCACTGAGTTTTCAGTGAATCCAGACATATAGATAGCTGTGGCTTCGGGATAAAAACCGCGCAGCTCTTTCACCAACACCCTGCCATTCTTGGTTCCGGGAATGATGATGTCCGACAGAATGACATCAATGCTGTCGACTTCACTAGCCAGCTTTAACACCGAGTCTTCATCGTAAGCGCTGTGTACGACACAACCCAGACTCATCATCTGCTCCGAGAACATCTCGCGTAGCTCTTCGTTGTCTTCGATGAGAAATACCTTCAGTCCATGCAATTTGTAGCTATTCTCTGGCACAGCCACAGGTGGGACAACGTCGATCTCAGACTGTTCCCGGGGCAAGTAGAGCTTGATGGTGGTACCAATGCCGAGTTCGGAGTAGATTTTCAGATGCCCTTCAGACTGCTTGGCGAATCCGAATGCCATCGATAGACCCAAACCCGTTCCCTTACCCACTTTTTTGGTCGTGAAAAACGGTTCTATCGCCTGCTTGGCAACCTCTTCCGACATGCCTGTACCGGTGTCCGTGAGGGCTATACAGACATAATTTCCAGCCTGCACTTCTGTATGCGCTTTGGCATATTCATGATCCAGCCGCGCGTTGCTCACCTCCAGCGTCAGATACCCTCCTTCGCTCATCGCATCTCTGGCATTGACAACCAGATTCAATACCACAGCTTCCAGCTGCACGGGGTCGACCTTTGTTCTCCACAGGCCTCCATCAGCAATGATCTCCAGACGGATACTATCTCCTACAGAGGTCTGCAACAGCATCGCAGAGTCTCGGATCCTTTTCGCCACATCCAGCACCTTGGGCGACAGAGGCTGCTTTCTGGCAAATGAAAGTAGTTGCTGAGTCAACCTCGCCCCTTGGTTAACGGCTTTCAGCGTAGCTTTAGCATAACGCTGCAATGAAATATCCTTGCTTCTTTCATTCAGGATTTCAACATTACCCAATATGATAGCCAGAATATTGTTGAAGTCGTGGGCCACGCCTCCAGTCAGCTTACCGACCGCTTCATTCTTCTGGGTTTGAACCAGTATTTCCTGTTTCAGAATTTCGTCAGTAACATCCTGCGCAACTGCATCGATACCAAGTTTGATTCCCTGGCTACTGAATTTTGCTAAAAAGCTTTGGCGGATATGTCTAAATTGACCATCGGGAAAATTGATCCGATAGGTTTGCGTGTCTCGGTGCTGTGTCAGGATTCGTTCTCTGGATTCCAGAGAACGAATAGTGTCCTCTGCATTCATCATCGTTTGTTCGATGTCCTCGCCAACCTGCAAGCTACGCATGGTCTCTATGGACTTACCATGAAAATCAGCATAGTTCTGATCACAATCGATTATATGATCCATGTTCGCGTCAAACGTACAGTATCCAAGACCGGCTAGTTTGGCAGCCTCCGCCAAGCGGCTTACGCCTTTATGCAACTCCTCCCTGCCACTCAGAATCTGATCACGCATTTGATGAATGGCACCCACCAGCTCATCAAGTTCATCCGCGTCTTCAGCAACTGATTCTCGCTTCAAATGCAAACGCAGGTCGCGCAGATCTTCCAAAGGCTTTCGCAATTGCTTCACCAACTCGAACATCGGTGTCAGCACTTTCAAATTGAACTGACGCATGACCAGAAAACTGACAATAAAAGCGACAGCCAGGTAGATGAGCACCAAAGTGACTACTTGCTGGCGAACAGAAGCCCATACTCCTTCCTCCGAAGCATGGATACTCAAGGAACCGATCGATTCGACATCCCCTTTGTGATTCACATACCCCAATGGAACCACAATTCGTGGAACTGACAAATCGGGTTGCGTTTCACCCGCTTCAATACGCCTGCCTGTACTGTCTTTCACCACCGCATATTTGATGCTGTCAAGAGCAATAAAACCTTGCAACTGATATTCAATATTCTCGATATCCAACTGCCACAGCAGTTCTTCAATGTACGGCTTGTAGACCTGACCTACCCGTTCAATTTTTTCATCCAGCTGATGTAATGAATACTGGTAGGTGCCCATTACAGCTAAGAAGCATGCCAACAGCAACGTGATAAACAACGGTAAAACCATCGACCATAGGGCCTTCAAACCGATTTTTGACACAGATGACCTGGTATTCAACCTATTGATTCTCGGCGATGTAATCAGCCATGATCATCTGGTAGCTTCCATCAGATTTCATTTCTCTCAGGGTTCTTTCCAGCTCTGGAATCTTCTTGTAGTGTTTTGAGTTCACATACAGATAGAATTCTTTAGTCACGCTGTATTTCGTTGTAATCAGTTGCTCCAACCCTTTGTCACGAGCCATCATCAGCGTGGGCGAAACCATCAGAAATGCGATGTCAATACGTTTTGACAACAGCATTTCCAGCAGACTGTCGATCTTTCGCACGGGAACAGCATTGGCATGCTTCCCGAACAACTTTTCAGCCAGCTTCCAACCGCGCACGTATCCAACACTATATTGATCAAAATCAGCAACTGAAATGACACTGACGTCTGGATCGAGAGTGAAGCCGGTGAAAACCAACTGGGTAACAACCTCAGATACTTTTCTCAAATTGGGGTAATTTGAAAGCGGTATGTCTATCCGAGCTGCCTCTCCATCAATCAGCCCGGCATTGGCATTGGCCAAACCCCGTGCTGCAGGTGTCGCTATGAACTCAACGTTCAGGCCAGCTCTGGCGAACCATTCATCATAGAGAATATCCAGGTAGCCATCGCCTGTCTTGGTGATCAACGGTGGTAATGTTTCGGTTGATAACACCCAGGACTCGACGACTGGCTCAGCGATGACATCTGCCGAGGCCGGTAGCACGTAACATGAAAAACACAATGCCAGCATGGCCCTGCAACGGCCGGTCAGCTGAAAGCTTTTCATGAATTCTGGCTTGACCATCATCCGTTTCCTGTCAGTACTCTGAATTTCCCCTGGCGGGACACGGACCCGAACTGACAGCGGCGGCCCTTGCATACTAGAATCAGTCTAGCACTCAAAAAGAATATCACGACCTTATAGATCTCGACATGAACGTCTTGGGGTTACCTCTGCAGACAATAATTTGGAACTAGCGTATCCCTGTAGCACGCTCGTTCAACGCGGTTTCCAATTCAGCAATAACCAGCAACTCTCTTTTGTGCAATGCCTCAAGGCAGGCCTTTGCCTCAGCTTCGAACGGCAGTTGCAATGCATCTGCAATCGCAGCTTCTATCTGCTTTTCGTGCCTCATACGATCATTCAGAAAAACCTCGTGCTCATCAT is a window encoding:
- a CDS encoding NAD(P)/FAD-dependent oxidoreductase; translated protein: MSHPPEQIHWTTTATPKSDYPAVEQNIEADVIVVGGGLSGCRTALGLAEAGMSVVLLEERDIGWGASGRSGGQCNPMWRETPDQLTQRFGVSRAEILVKTTLSAADDLFKDIEHFGIDCDPVQRGWVQAAHTSKSRKTLEHLYQGWSEAGARIETIEADDVETMTGSPEYRFALLHRSGGHVQPLSLTRGYASAAVARGARIFCGTRVKELKRSNERWQVRTPGGSVTAQQVVMTTNAYTSAAPWPKLQKTFYPLVSISIATAPLTQEQQASVLPDQVTLSDTRLAIYYTRYDRGGRLIFGCVGSTDHVGTLGGHKRLQEGLHTVFPQLRGIAIERTWSGRIAVTPEMMPHIHEPAPGVTAALGFSGRGIAMTSVMGRALTRKLLGEPENTLPFPVLPIKPIRLHQPLKSLIPLAAPAMTLMDKFGKRIDRS
- a CDS encoding IclR family transcriptional regulator; its protein translation is MQSTIVGKLLKILTIVSEAKKPYTFSELVIASELNKSTLHRILALSIKNGLLQFDEQRKLYLLGPKLFNLVQNAYSGYDIQFIALDEMIRLNNLTGENVTIGVPLGSDVVYLKVLESLHSAGPVQQPGMRESAHCSASGKALLAFLPDSAIKARLKTHDFKQYTARTITEPAAFLKVIDKVRVAGYATNDREEYDHFVGISAPIFNYLSEPIAVLNIWSLHQRCPLEKLCQSANELMISTARVTGFIGGSPPFLGSLTEQNN
- a CDS encoding ABC transporter ATP-binding protein; translated protein: MGTLILENLSMRFDIPNGEAVQALENVSLKLNEGELLSVLGPSGCGKTTLLNIVAGFLAPTEGKLVLNEHDIVGPDAERGMVFQQGALFEWMSVRENVGFGLLMKGTPEKEKSIVVNHLLDVVGLRQFKDKAVYELSGGMQQRVALARCLANDPDVILMDEPLGALDALTREKMQSLVLKLWKETGKTIILITHSVEEALLLGERLIVMAPRPGRIHTEYHLPFAEMGVTTDLREVKKHPDFAIKREEILNMIWDMEEEIMGGSEDSA
- a CDS encoding ABC transporter substrate-binding protein; this translates as MKFRTTHTLVAGALALLAAQSATAQDLDELTVGYFLEWPMPMLAAKASGAFDEALGMKVNWVSFETGTAMSAAMASGDVQISVSQGVPPFVIAVSGGQDLQLVDVAVSYSDNDNCVVSANLEIDADSADELAGKKVAVPLGTAAHYGFLRQMDHFGIDVASLQVVDMAPPEGAAALGQGAVDFACGYGGGFTRMMEHGNVLLSGAEKEELGILVFDVTSAPASFIAENGDVVSKFLEVTAEANKEWAESGNDELLEIIASGAGMDLEAARSAISTMKFPTVEEQLSDKWLGANAATFMKGVADVFVDAGSIDSALDSYVGTVNTGPLQAIQDR
- a CDS encoding FAD/NAD(P)-binding protein, producing MLRKRVGIVGCGAMGLYTLKRLLESRVALTIELFESEAVAGTGMPYRNGMNADYMLCNAFSREIPSLTRSLVHWLETQPARELSEWEISSDDISARAFYPRLLIGEFLQAEFMQLCELAECAGHQIKVHSSTKVIDLVVERESVTVIFNTEVGKEREISLDTIVIATGHLWPKKPSIDQAQLLSPWPYTQITQHEPGRIGILGSSLSAVDIVIALGHAHGEFIEQGEHVLWVAGEQACDLRVTMVSRNGIMPEADFFYPFPYEPLTRITQEAVCNELEYGSNGLLWRVFKLLLDELDAADPGYLKQLGPDARTIEGFSSAYFRGRKERGGLDAVRQNLQEVRASMRCKETIAHRYVLLRGHEHFELVLAWLDAADWQCFKQHLLPVFADCYAALPHLSVARVLAMHQAGVLTIVASGEDSSFTSVPSGEVLVEFSDQKMEFDAMFDARGQSSASPQELLFPSLTQNLLDGESPLLKPFRLDLSVETSARIYCLALPQVLERYPFSQGLPNCSDLSKQVVSDILEGFEISSI
- a CDS encoding ABC transporter permease — encoded protein: MIALTIYVLIFIVAYLIVTKVIKSAGERGYASRKTVTFGDESAVRPNRIASVISVASIFLLWGMFTGSNLLPDFLHAPAPFEGKLSFTYTAEDSSQATDDATVNVVVYPRDTKPEKLVTEPGDGFAKNDVSSVAQWRTKLVNVVKNDVTEDGGKAKVIAINGQSIKPGQSVKIDGGAVTLSDKGTPIVEPAAGWQMESLYLPAPEVVWSRTLRILDEGFRNFTLAEHLGYSLFRVIVGFLLGALVGIPLGYAMGLSNWFRGWFDPIVEFMRPVPPLALIPLVIIWVGIGEAGKIILLFLASLWIMAIAARAGVSGVKISKVHAAYSLGAGQWQIMRYVIIPNSLPEIFTGARVAMGVCWGTVVAAELVAAEQGAGMMIMTASKFQNTDIVLMGIILIGIIGFGIDLLMRWAERLLVPWKGKG